From the Synergistaceae bacterium genome, one window contains:
- a CDS encoding purine/pyrimidine permease, which produces MAKRRELVYKIDDRPSLPIAIMAGAQHVLTLFGATTLVPLVLGPAMGMSPEQIATFIGCVYFGMGVATLIQTHPKLGTGLPIVQGSSFSFIPPLLTIIGAYKVLGPNVVMQYIGGALIVGGVFMSMVGYSKIAGRITKVITPVVIGPTIMAIGFSLAPVAVQFNAAKYWPISLAVVAMIFFFSLVSKNKYQNIFAVLGSIVIAYLICLSGSLFGLFPKGHAAFVSLSNVAVAPWFRYNVIMPWGVPKFSALAIGAISAGFFCVLIESIGDYHNCAYAAGIGDPTPEQINRGIGAEGASCMLSGIFGSVGTTSYTENIGLIALTGVASRYVVRIGAVILILLSFVGKLGALIATMPSPVIGGAYITLFGTIGALGIQNLMRADMGSQRNVLIVGFAFLMALGLPGWVDANQALFTGGLMGSTAGGVIWAILKTPMAVAGICAGVCDNIIPGTPEERGITARQMS; this is translated from the coding sequence ATGGCAAAGAGGAGAGAGCTAGTCTACAAAATTGATGACAGGCCGTCGTTGCCGATCGCGATTATGGCTGGAGCGCAGCATGTCCTTACCCTGTTCGGAGCAACAACTCTGGTCCCATTGGTGCTTGGTCCGGCTATGGGAATGTCCCCGGAACAGATTGCCACCTTTATCGGGTGTGTGTATTTTGGTATGGGTGTTGCCACCCTTATTCAGACACATCCAAAGCTTGGAACAGGCCTGCCGATAGTCCAAGGATCCAGCTTCAGCTTCATACCTCCGCTGCTGACTATCATCGGGGCATATAAAGTTTTGGGGCCAAATGTTGTGATGCAGTATATCGGCGGGGCTTTGATCGTTGGTGGTGTATTTATGTCGATGGTGGGTTACAGCAAGATCGCGGGGCGTATCACAAAAGTCATAACTCCGGTTGTGATCGGTCCGACCATTATGGCTATAGGCTTCTCTCTGGCCCCCGTCGCTGTCCAATTCAATGCCGCAAAATACTGGCCCATTTCGCTGGCCGTTGTGGCGATGATATTTTTCTTCAGCCTTGTAAGCAAAAATAAATACCAAAATATATTTGCTGTCCTTGGGTCGATAGTTATTGCTTATCTTATCTGCCTTTCGGGTTCATTGTTCGGTCTTTTTCCAAAAGGACATGCCGCGTTTGTCTCGCTAAGTAACGTTGCAGTGGCGCCCTGGTTTCGTTACAACGTCATAATGCCATGGGGTGTGCCAAAATTTTCCGCGCTTGCAATAGGTGCGATTTCTGCGGGTTTCTTCTGTGTATTGATTGAATCCATCGGAGATTATCATAACTGCGCCTATGCGGCAGGAATAGGGGATCCCACGCCAGAGCAGATAAATCGTGGGATCGGGGCAGAAGGAGCAAGTTGTATGCTGTCAGGGATATTCGGATCTGTAGGTACGACTTCCTATACTGAGAATATCGGGCTTATCGCTCTTACCGGGGTTGCAAGCAGATATGTAGTCAGAATAGGCGCGGTCATTCTGATACTGCTTTCTTTTGTCGGTAAGCTTGGTGCTCTTATTGCCACTATGCCGTCGCCTGTTATCGGCGGAGCCTATATTACCCTTTTTGGCACCATTGGAGCTCTGGGAATTCAGAATTTGATGAGGGCGGACATGGGCAGTCAGCGAAATGTACTTATAGTTGGATTTGCATTCCTTATGGCCCTAGGGCTTCCCGGATGGGTCGATGCAAATCAGGCTCTTTTTACCGGCGGGTTGATGGGAAGTACAGCAGGCGGGGTAATATGGGCCATACTTAAGACTCCGATGGCAGTAGCCGGCATTTGTGCCGGCGTTTGCGATAACATTATTCCCGGAACTCCTGAAGAACGCGGCATTACAGCAAGACAGATGAGTTGA
- a CDS encoding DNA-deoxyinosine glycosylase gives MIIMVTEGKVCKMEYSFSPLVDEKSRILILGSLPGLKSLELNQYYAHPQNRFWKIMFAIFDTPLSNDYSIRCSLLLSNHIALWDVLKCADRKGSSDGNIRNQIPNDIPLLLKEHPNISFIIYNGSCAFSNFKKYFGQPPLRYKRLLSTSPACAGRDHERFEMWERALTLLR, from the coding sequence ATGATTATAATGGTCACAGAAGGAAAGGTGTGCAAGATGGAATATAGTTTTTCGCCGCTTGTGGATGAGAAATCCCGGATACTTATACTGGGTTCGCTGCCCGGACTAAAATCCCTTGAACTTAACCAATACTACGCTCATCCGCAAAACCGTTTCTGGAAAATAATGTTTGCAATATTTGATACGCCGTTATCAAACGATTACAGCATCAGATGTTCATTGCTGCTCAGCAACCATATTGCCCTGTGGGATGTATTGAAATGCGCTGACCGCAAAGGCAGCAGCGACGGAAACATAAGAAATCAGATCCCGAACGACATCCCGCTTTTGCTGAAAGAACATCCGAATATCAGCTTCATTATTTACAACGGCAGCTGCGCATTTTCAAACTTCAAAAAATATTTCGGCCAACCTCCTCTTCGCTATAAGCGTCTTCTTTCGACCAGCCCTGCCTGCGCAGGACGTGACCATGAAAGGTTCGAGATGTGGGAAAGGGCGCTTACGCTACTCCGGTGA